Proteins from a single region of Apostichopus japonicus isolate 1M-3 chromosome 21, ASM3797524v1, whole genome shotgun sequence:
- the LOC139963207 gene encoding solute carrier family 35 member G1-like, which translates to MKQCALDRIVGISSAIAAAFSFSAENILLARFSCQPHRYFTITVSAFALTLCVSILTLCRRPTFNLGLRTLPVLAFGFTAAIGHTLFVLAVFNLGPGDGNLIFYTEPIFVIIFSAIFLQNAFRWTDPLFAGFAIAAVFVLSTNIFNRRQEEEKGDTELIIPQSIFGVICGLFSALASAASIVIARKLSENEIDYSIMITSYAIQYLIVSLLPTTLSKSWGILGNTRDVLVMVLTGISLSGGLAFEFFAVTKENPSVVTTILLSDVIITYFGEYLLYFVVDFHAPTSILPVMHNYFKREIDIIRPSIIRQETEAMPTSKPCEGVFEDIYQPKQRKLLHTVQNQLKDIKL; encoded by the exons ATGAAGCAGTGTGCACTTGACCGTATCGTTGGAATCTCCTCAGCGATCGCAGCTGCTTTTAGCTTTTCCgctgaaaatattttacttgCTAGGTTTAGTTGTCAGCCACATCGTTATTTCACCATCACTGTTTCTGCTTTCGCATTAACTCTTTGCGTTTCCATCTTAACGTTATGCAGGCGTCCTACCTTCAATTTAGGTCTAAGAACTTTACCTGTCTTAGCTTTCGGGTTTACTGCTGCTATCGGGCACACCCTCTTTGTACTTGCTGTTTTCAACTTAGGACCCGGAGAtggaaatttgatattttatacaGAACCTATCTTCGTTATCATTTTCAGCGCCATCTTTCTTCAAAATGCGTTCAGATGGACGGATCCACTATTCGCAGGTTTTGCGATAGCTGCTGTCTTTGTTCTctctacaaatattttcaacaGACGCCAAGAGGAAGAGAAGGGAGATACAGAACTAATAATTCCGCAATCTATTTTTGGAGTAATCTGTGGTTTATTCAGTGCCTTAGCATCCGCTGCCTCCATAGTGATTGCTCGCAAACTGTCAGAGAACGAAATCGACTACAGCATAATGATAACATCTTATGCCATACAGTACCTCATCGTGTCGTTGCTACCAACAACGCTCTCCAAATCTTGGGGTATTCTTGGGAATACCCGAGATGTTCTTGTGATGGTACTAACGGGAATCTCTTTATCCGGAGGGCTGGCATTTGAATTTTTCGCTGTGACGAAAGAGAACCCAAGCGTGGTGACAACGATATTATTATCTGACGTTATAATAACGTATTTCGGAGAATACCTTCT GTACTTTGTTGTTGACTTCCATGCTCCTACTAGCATTCTTCCTGTCATGCATAACTACTTCAAAAGGGAAATAGACATTATACGACCATCCATCATCAGACAGGAGACAGAGGCGATGCCAACCTCTAAGCCATGTGAAGGTGTCTTTGAAGATATATACCAACCAAAGCAGAGAAAATTGTTACACACAGTTCAGAATCAGCTTAAAGACATCAAATTATAA